A window of Hevea brasiliensis isolate MT/VB/25A 57/8 chromosome 14, ASM3005281v1, whole genome shotgun sequence contains these coding sequences:
- the LOC131172964 gene encoding uncharacterized protein LOC131172964: MNPKEHCKAVTLRSRRTLQELKKKSKNRRKKLLEIMTFKKRKKRSKLRKAKKREEKKKKKLPEPYQPPLPFSQRFQKAKLDKRFGKFLEVLQKLCINIPFTEALSLMPSYTKFLKEILSKKRRLEDYEIVALTKEYRTILQNKLPLKLKDPRSFFIPCLIGNMNINKALCDLGASVSLMPLSHISKAECGRAETNYHLLAINR, encoded by the coding sequence ATGAATCCCAAGGAACATTGCAAAGCTGTCACATTGAGGAGTAGGAGAACATTacaagaactaaaaaaaaaaagcaaaaacagAAGGAAGAAGCTTTTGGAAATCATGACAttcaagaagaggaagaagagaagTAAGCTGAGGAAAGCAAAGAAGAgggaggaaaagaaaaaaaagaaactgCCAGAACCTTACCAACCCCCCTTACCCTTttctcagagatttcagaaagctaaATTGGACAAGCGGTTTGGGAAATTTTTAGAGGTTTTGCAAAAGCTTTGCATCAATATTCCTTTTACAGAAGCGTTATCTCTGATGCCCTCCTACACAAAATTTCTAAAGGAAATTCTTTCCAAGAAAAGGAGACTGGAAGACTATGAGATAGTTGCCTTAACAAAAGAATATAGGACCATCCTACAGAATAAGCTGCCTCTAAAATTGAAAGATCCTAGAAGCTTCTTCATACCATGCTTGATTGGCAATATGAATATTAACAAAGCCCTCTGTGACCTTGGAGCCAGCGTAAGCCTAATGCCCTTATCCCATATATCAAAAGCTGAATGTGGGAGAGCTGAGACCAACTACCATCTCCTCGCAATTAATAGATAG